The nucleotide window CGATACGAACGGAGCCTGAGGAGCCGTTGGCTTAGTCATTTTGCTCCTACGTGTAAGTTCCTCCGCATTTTGTCCGCCGCGGTTTCTGGATTGTCTTAAAGCTATTCTCGCGGCAACACGGGCCCTGTGCAGGTTGGGATGGCAGGGAGCCTAGGCAAGTAGGGACCAGGCTTCGCGGTACTTCTCGAAAAGGCGGCGGGAGAGGAAGTCAACGGGGCAAGGGCGAACAAATCACAAGTCGTTGGGTGTCAGGCCAGTGTATTTCGCGATCTTCTTGAGGGCTACGGGCCCAAGTTCCTCGTCATCATGCCACGCCCAGGTGTAATCAGGATATCCAGCTCGCTGAAGTTGCACGTGAGAGCCCTTCTTGGAGGTCTTGGGCTGCCAGCCGATGCGCAGCAGGGCTTGATATACGCGACGGGCTTTACTGCTCGGCCAATTGCTCACAAGAAGTGGATGGACTTGGGGGGCTTCCTTACTTGCTCCGTCCTGTCAGCAATGACGCGAAGGGCTAGAGCAGTAACGGCAACTTCGGCATCCTTTTTTGTTTTGCCATAGGCCATGACGCCGGGAAGTTCGGGGACTTCGGCCAGCCAACGACCATCCGTTTCTTGTTCAAAGAGGATGCGGAAGGATTCGCTGCCCTCTGGCGGCTGCGGAACAGTGGCCATCGCCTCTCCTGTCGGCTGGAGTCGGCTGTCGCAGAGATTATGGGTCGCCAGAGATGGCTACGTCAACCTTAAACGCAACCGCTGCCGAAGCCAAGTGACGGCACTGGTTCCTGCGCGCGTACGACCAACACTTTCCGGATTATCTTAAAGCTATTCTGATGGCCACACGGGCCCTGTGCAGGTTGGGATGGCAGGGAGCCTAGCCGAGTAACGGCCAGGCTTCGCGGTACTTCTCGAAAAGGCGGCGGGATTGGGGGTGGTCGGAGGCGAGGTTGATGCGCACGCGTCCGGC belongs to Terriglobia bacterium and includes:
- a CDS encoding type II toxin-antitoxin system HicA family toxin; amino-acid sequence: MSNWPSSKARRVYQALLRIGWQPKTSKKGSHVQLQRAGYPDYTWAWHDDEELGPVALKKIAKYTGLTPNDL
- a CDS encoding type II toxin-antitoxin system HicB family antitoxin; the encoded protein is MATVPQPPEGSESFRILFEQETDGRWLAEVPELPGVMAYGKTKKDAEVAVTALALRVIADRTEQVRKPPKSIHFL